In the genome of Sphingomonas naphthae, one region contains:
- a CDS encoding 6-phosphofructokinase, giving the protein MRIGILTGGGDVPGLNPCIRSVTLSALDLGWQVVGFRRGWEGFLRIDPNDPATIEANSWTLDRERVRGIDRLGGTILHTSRADPRTAEDGDQTAHVLHVLDRLGIDALVTLGGDGTLRFSAHLAAQGFPIISVPKTMDNDVYGTDYCIGFSTAVSRSVAAINALRTTTESHERIAVIELFGRRSGETALLAGFLAQVDRTVISEVPVDPARLLPLLVEDRSSRPANYAVCVISEGATIIGEETADDLALPATQRVLAGVGHRLAKMIEAGTGQGTVVQELAYLMRAGEPDALDRMVGFAFGGLAIQLIQQKVTGRMLALKGGNYTHVPAGQMLEGTKSVDVAGLYDAEGYRAKLQRIEGMPMFLY; this is encoded by the coding sequence ATGCGGATCGGCATCCTCACGGGCGGCGGCGACGTCCCCGGCCTCAACCCCTGCATCCGCTCGGTCACGCTGTCGGCGCTCGATCTGGGCTGGCAGGTCGTCGGCTTCCGGCGCGGCTGGGAGGGGTTCCTGCGGATCGACCCCAATGATCCCGCCACGATCGAGGCCAACAGCTGGACGCTCGATCGCGAGCGGGTGCGCGGCATCGACCGGCTCGGCGGCACCATCCTCCACACCTCCCGCGCCGATCCGCGCACCGCCGAGGACGGCGACCAGACCGCGCATGTGCTGCATGTGCTCGACCGGCTTGGCATCGACGCGCTGGTCACCTTGGGCGGGGACGGCACCCTGCGCTTCTCGGCGCATCTGGCGGCGCAGGGCTTCCCGATCATCTCCGTGCCCAAGACGATGGACAACGACGTCTACGGCACCGATTATTGCATCGGCTTCTCCACCGCGGTCAGCCGATCGGTCGCGGCGATCAACGCGCTCAGGACCACCACCGAAAGCCACGAGCGGATCGCGGTGATCGAATTGTTCGGCCGGCGCAGCGGCGAGACGGCGTTGCTGGCGGGGTTCCTGGCGCAGGTCGATCGCACCGTGATCTCCGAAGTGCCGGTCGATCCCGCACGACTGCTGCCGCTGCTGGTCGAGGACAGAAGCTCCCGCCCTGCCAATTACGCCGTGTGCGTCATTTCGGAGGGTGCCACGATCATCGGCGAGGAGACCGCCGACGATCTCGCCTTGCCCGCGACGCAGCGCGTGCTGGCCGGCGTCGGCCATCGGCTGGCCAAGATGATCGAGGCGGGCACCGGGCAGGGCACGGTGGTGCAGGAACTGGCCTATCTGATGCGCGCGGGCGAACCCGACGCGCTCGACCGGATGGTCGGCTTCGCCTTCGGCGGCCTCGCCATCCAGCTCATCCAGCAGAAGGTGACCGGCCGGATGCTCGCGCTGAAGGGCGGCAATTACACGCATGTGCCGGCCGGCCAGATGCTGGAGGGCACCAAGTCGGTCGACGTGGCCGGCCTCTACGACGCCGAGGGCTATCGCGCGAAATTGCAGCGGATCGAGGGGATGCCGATGTTCCTTTACTGA
- the mgtE gene encoding magnesium transporter, translated as MSETDLDTAPREKPLRDEQLRDITPPSPPEAPHDEDDRLSPEFVDAVLDHVDAGEIDAARALVAPLHPADIADLFELTPADRRRQLASALAEMLDADVFAELNDWVREELMEALGPAEVAELATQLDTDDAVAIIEDMEEEDQRAVLRAMEPDDRAAIEEALSYPEESAGRLMQRDLIAVPEHWSVGDVLDYLRRNEDLTTDFWEVFVVDHGHHPVGTCKLSWILRSPRNVAIADVMQREQSLIPVDMDQEEVALRFQKYALISAAVVDPNNRLVGMITVDDVVHIIQEEAGEDALRLSGAGDGDINEPILLTVRGRLIWLVVNLGTAMIAASVVGLFRDEIAKFALLAALMGIVSGMGGNAGTQTLAVVVRALATNQLTSSNTFRMIYREFRIAAANGSVLGLLIGTGSYLLYGNPLLSAVFGLAILINNLIAGSAGVMVPLTLERMRVDPAVSSAVFVTMMTDTLGFFTFLGLAAAVGLTG; from the coding sequence ATGAGCGAGACAGACCTCGACACGGCGCCCCGCGAGAAACCGCTCCGCGACGAGCAGCTGCGTGACATCACGCCGCCGTCCCCGCCCGAGGCGCCCCACGACGAGGACGATCGCCTCTCGCCCGAATTCGTCGATGCCGTGCTGGACCATGTCGATGCCGGCGAGATCGACGCCGCGCGCGCGCTGGTCGCCCCGCTCCACCCGGCCGACATCGCCGATCTGTTCGAGCTGACCCCGGCCGACCGCCGCCGCCAGCTCGCCTCCGCGCTCGCCGAAATGCTCGACGCCGACGTGTTCGCCGAGCTGAACGACTGGGTGCGCGAGGAGCTGATGGAGGCGCTCGGCCCCGCCGAGGTCGCCGAACTCGCCACCCAGCTCGATACCGACGACGCCGTCGCCATCATCGAGGACATGGAGGAGGAGGACCAGCGCGCCGTCCTCCGCGCGATGGAGCCCGACGATCGCGCCGCGATCGAGGAGGCGCTCTCCTACCCCGAGGAATCCGCCGGCCGCCTGATGCAGCGCGACCTGATCGCGGTGCCCGAACATTGGTCCGTCGGCGACGTGCTGGATTATCTGCGCCGCAACGAGGATCTCACCACCGATTTCTGGGAAGTGTTCGTCGTCGATCACGGCCATCACCCGGTCGGCACCTGCAAGCTCAGCTGGATTCTCCGCAGCCCCCGCAACGTCGCCATCGCCGACGTGATGCAGCGCGAGCAGAGCCTGATCCCGGTCGACATGGATCAGGAGGAAGTGGCGCTGCGCTTCCAGAAATATGCGCTGATCTCGGCCGCGGTGGTCGATCCCAACAACCGGCTGGTCGGCATGATCACCGTCGACGACGTGGTCCATATCATCCAGGAGGAGGCCGGCGAGGATGCGCTGCGCCTGTCGGGCGCGGGCGACGGCGACATCAACGAGCCGATCCTGCTGACGGTGCGCGGCCGGCTGATCTGGCTGGTCGTGAACCTCGGCACGGCGATGATCGCCGCCTCGGTCGTCGGCCTGTTTCGCGACGAGATCGCCAAATTCGCGCTGCTGGCGGCGCTGATGGGGATCGTATCGGGCATGGGCGGCAATGCCGGCACGCAGACCCTGGCGGTGGTGGTGCGCGCGCTCGCGACCAACCAGCTCACCTCGTCCAACACCTTCCGCATGATCTACCGCGAATTCCGCATCGCCGCCGCCAACGGATCGGTGCTGGGGCTGCTGATCGGCACGGGATCGTACCTGCTCTACGGCAATCCCCTGCTGTCGGCGGTGTTCGGCCTGGCGATCCTCATCAACAATCTCATCGCCGGTTCGGCCGGCGTGATGGTGCCGCTCACCCTGGAGCGGATGCGCGTCGATCCGGCGGTGTCGTCGGCGGTGTTCGTGACGATGATGACCGACACGCTCGGCTTCTTCACGTTCCTGGGGCTGGCGGCGGCGGTGGGGCTGACGGGGTAA
- a CDS encoding peptidylprolyl isomerase, whose product MADDTGNTLTFTLDTGNGEGDVVIRLRPDLAPGHVERIKELASEGFYDGVVFHRVIPGFMAQGGDPTGTGMGGSKKPDLKAEFNAQPHVRGVCSMARSSNPNSANSQFFICFDDARFLDRQYTAWGEVTSGMEHVDALPKGEPPRAPGKIVKATVS is encoded by the coding sequence ATGGCCGACGATACCGGAAACACGCTGACCTTCACGCTCGATACGGGCAATGGCGAGGGCGACGTGGTGATCCGCCTGCGCCCCGATCTGGCCCCCGGCCATGTCGAGCGCATCAAGGAGCTGGCGAGCGAGGGCTTCTACGACGGCGTCGTGTTCCACCGCGTGATCCCCGGCTTCATGGCGCAGGGCGGCGACCCGACCGGCACCGGCATGGGTGGCTCCAAGAAGCCCGACCTGAAGGCCGAGTTCAACGCCCAGCCGCATGTGCGCGGCGTCTGCTCGATGGCGCGCAGCTCGAACCCGAACAGCGCCAACAGCCAGTTCTTCATCTGCTTCGACGACGCCCGCTTCCTCGATCGCCAATATACGGCGTGGGGCGAGGTGACGTCGGGCATGGAGCATGTCGACGCGCTGCCCAAGGGCGAGCCGCCGCGCGCGCCCGGCAAGATCGTCAAGGCGACTGTCAGCTGA
- a CDS encoding TIGR02466 family protein, translating into MTTRTLFATRFYEGDLGDPALLAELEEAALDLSRTDRAGRAWCKAHAYPGYTSYASLNDLPIRHPAFDDLRRALDRHVRRFADEAYLDLGGRKPKLDSLWVNVMKGTGGHHSGHIHPHSIVSGTVYVRVPTGAAGLKLEDPRLPMMMAAPLRRADAPEDARTFVYADPRPGSVFLWESWLRHEVPAGQAKDARISISFNYR; encoded by the coding sequence ATGACGACACGCACCCTCTTCGCGACCCGCTTCTACGAGGGCGACCTCGGCGATCCCGCCCTGCTCGCCGAACTGGAGGAGGCCGCGCTCGATCTGTCGCGGACCGATCGGGCGGGGCGGGCGTGGTGCAAGGCGCATGCCTATCCGGGCTATACGTCCTATGCCTCGCTCAACGATCTGCCGATCCGCCATCCCGCGTTCGACGATCTGCGCCGCGCGCTCGATCGCCATGTGCGGCGCTTCGCCGACGAGGCCTATCTCGATCTCGGCGGGCGCAAGCCGAAGCTCGACAGCCTGTGGGTCAACGTCATGAAAGGGACGGGCGGGCATCACAGCGGCCATATCCACCCGCACAGCATCGTCTCGGGCACGGTCTATGTGCGGGTGCCGACGGGGGCGGCGGGGCTGAAGCTGGAGGATCCCCGCCTGCCGATGATGATGGCCGCGCCCCTCCGCCGCGCCGACGCGCCCGAGGATGCCCGCACCTTCGTCTATGCCGATCCCCGGCCGGGCAGCGTCTTCCTGTGGGAGAGCTGGCTGCGCCACGAAGTGCCCGCCGGCCAGGCGAAGGACGCGCGCATCAGCATCAGCTTCAACTACCGCTGA
- a CDS encoding Hsp70 family protein, translated as MDNVIGLDFGTTNTVIAAGSGGGSGLVAIEGPAGTEPVFRSALCFWHDEAVRGGLAHEAGPWAISEYLAYPEDSRFIQSFKSVAASASFEQASVFEKRFRFEDLGRLFLDRLRARADGAFAKPARLIVGRPVEYAGGLPDPALARQRYDAMFAGVADEILYVYEPLGAAYSYASRLSEPATVLVADFGGGTSDFSIVRIGPAGAPGPRCVPLGHAGVGIAGDRLDYRLMDRLVLPMLGKGGLYRSFDKLLEIPRSWFADFADWSRLALMRNPRTLAELGRLRRAAVDGEAIGRMIAVIERELGYPLYDAVGRTKRALSTAETAPFRFEGGGLTIEAEVDRADFEGWIAEDVARMEAAVDRAMAAAGVAPDAVDRVFLTGGTSLIPRIRRIFTDRFGEARIESGGELTSIAHGLALIGQEGDAAAWAA; from the coding sequence ATGGACAATGTCATCGGCCTCGACTTCGGCACGACCAACACGGTGATCGCGGCGGGATCGGGCGGCGGGTCGGGTCTCGTCGCGATCGAGGGACCGGCGGGCACCGAGCCGGTGTTCCGCTCGGCCCTGTGCTTCTGGCATGACGAGGCCGTGCGCGGCGGGCTGGCGCATGAGGCGGGGCCGTGGGCCATCTCCGAATATCTGGCTTATCCGGAGGACAGCCGCTTCATCCAGTCGTTCAAATCGGTCGCCGCCAGCGCCAGTTTCGAGCAGGCGAGCGTGTTCGAGAAACGCTTCCGCTTCGAGGATCTCGGCCGGCTGTTCCTCGATCGGCTGCGCGCACGGGCGGACGGCGCGTTCGCCAAGCCTGCGCGCCTGATCGTCGGGCGGCCGGTGGAATATGCCGGCGGCCTGCCCGATCCGGCGCTCGCGCGCCAGCGCTACGACGCGATGTTCGCGGGCGTGGCCGACGAAATCCTCTATGTCTACGAGCCGCTGGGCGCCGCTTACTCCTATGCCTCGCGGCTGAGCGAGCCGGCGACGGTGCTGGTGGCGGATTTCGGCGGCGGCACCAGCGATTTCTCGATCGTCCGCATCGGCCCGGCCGGCGCGCCCGGCCCGCGCTGCGTCCCGCTGGGCCATGCCGGCGTCGGCATCGCCGGCGACCGGCTGGATTATCGGCTGATGGATCGCCTCGTCCTGCCGATGCTCGGCAAGGGCGGGCTCTACCGATCGTTCGACAAACTGCTCGAAATTCCGCGGTCCTGGTTCGCCGATTTCGCCGATTGGTCGCGTCTCGCGCTGATGCGCAACCCCCGCACCCTGGCCGAACTGGGCAGGCTGCGCCGCGCGGCGGTCGATGGCGAGGCGATCGGCCGGATGATCGCGGTGATCGAACGCGAACTGGGCTATCCGCTCTACGACGCCGTCGGCCGTACCAAGCGCGCGCTCTCCACCGCCGAAACCGCGCCCTTCCGCTTCGAGGGCGGCGGCCTGACGATCGAGGCCGAGGTCGACCGCGCCGATTTCGAGGGCTGGATCGCCGAGGATGTCGCGCGGATGGAGGCGGCCGTCGATCGGGCGATGGCGGCGGCGGGTGTCGCGCCCGACGCGGTCGACCGCGTGTTCCTCACCGGCGGCACCTCGCTCATTCCCCGCATCCGCCGCATCTTCACCGATCGCTTCGGCGAGGCCCGAATCGAGAGCGGCGGCGAACTGACCTCGATCGCCCACGGGCTGGCGCTGATCGGGCAGGAAGGGGATGCCGCCGCCTGGGCGGCGTGA